Proteins co-encoded in one Campylobacter jejuni genomic window:
- a CDS encoding ankyrin repeat domain-containing protein: protein MKLLFTSFCCFASLMASDAINCDNIKNNKTLLNKSSNLDYLNITSSCKESLKNQDFTKKLYAISNEIRGSNSSCNGVAYLPKLQQFDFLLLKIAINPIAYQKTLDTPENLEKKYDILKSYFRYWAYQSIGNFRLYKAFWKEYNNAIEPLEKYFESNFNFDKGSNIYYTSNALNEFLNWAVGETKIYKDISPLAKIMSNKNYSVSYIQDFIFSNNPSQDDLTIALQAALLNQREKEILELLIRFGARIDEGYESAIFYALENYENTNFLIQNGANVNQANAFGKTPLFYAIEFNRLDIIKLLLDNGANVNQKYINNNEKLALSANIGSNTPYFITFCALEHTSKNVLMHAAAYGNVEILKLLISKGANFNAVDDLGFNALDFALAAGKKENADYLKSLGLKANENLFYGGSLE, encoded by the coding sequence TTGAAGTTATTATTCACTTCCTTTTGTTGTTTTGCAAGTTTAATGGCTAGCGATGCCATTAACTGCGACAACATTAAAAATAATAAAACATTGCTAAATAAAAGTTCAAATTTAGATTATTTAAATATAACTTCAAGCTGTAAAGAATCTTTAAAAAATCAAGATTTTACAAAAAAACTCTATGCAATTTCCAATGAAATTCGCGGAAGCAATAGCTCTTGTAATGGTGTGGCTTATTTGCCAAAATTACAACAATTTGATTTTTTATTATTAAAAATAGCTATCAATCCCATCGCTTATCAAAAAACTTTAGATACACCCGAAAATTTAGAAAAAAAATATGATATTTTAAAATCTTATTTTAGATATTGGGCATATCAAAGCATAGGAAATTTTAGACTTTACAAAGCTTTTTGGAAAGAATATAACAATGCTATAGAACCTTTAGAAAAGTATTTTGAAAGTAATTTTAATTTTGATAAAGGTAGTAATATTTACTATACTAGCAATGCCTTAAACGAATTTTTAAATTGGGCTGTTGGTGAAACAAAAATTTACAAAGACATTAGTCCTTTAGCAAAAATCATGTCAAATAAAAATTATTCAGTATCTTATATACAAGATTTTATTTTTTCAAATAATCCAAGCCAAGATGATCTTACTATAGCCTTGCAAGCAGCGCTTTTAAATCAAAGAGAAAAAGAAATTTTAGAACTTTTGATTCGTTTTGGTGCTAGGATTGACGAAGGTTATGAAAGTGCTATTTTTTACGCATTGGAAAATTATGAAAATACAAATTTTTTAATCCAAAATGGAGCGAATGTTAATCAAGCCAATGCCTTTGGTAAAACCCCACTTTTTTATGCCATAGAGTTTAATCGTCTTGATATCATAAAACTACTTCTTGATAATGGAGCAAATGTTAATCAAAAATATATTAATAACAATGAAAAATTAGCATTAAGTGCGAACATAGGTTCAAATACGCCTTATTTTATTACATTTTGTGCTCTAGAGCACACTTCAAAAAATGTTTTAATGCATGCTGCAGCCTATGGAAATGTTGAAATTTTAAAACTTCTTATTTCAAAAGGAGCAAATTTTAATGCTGTTGATGATCTTGGTTTTAATGCACTTGACTTTGCACTAGCAGCAGGTAAAAAAGAAAATGCTGATTATCTAAAAAGCTTAGGTTTAAAAGCAAACGAAAATCTATTTTACGGAGGTAGTTTAGAATGA
- the acnB gene encoding bifunctional aconitate hydratase 2/2-methylisocitrate dehydratase → MSFMQEYNKLVEERAALGIPPLPLNANQTRELCKLLENENNEELANLLENRVNPGVDDAALVKCEFLDSILKGKISAPNIDKKRALRMLGTMLGGYNVKVLIDALKDENIAKDAAEVLKNIIFVHDNFHTIAELSKNNPHAKEVLQSWANADWFNKKEKLPQVIKCIVFKVAGETNTDDLSPAGDAFTRSDIPLHANAMLKVRQTGSLEKIKELKKSGREVVYVGDVVGTGSSRKSAINSIQWHLGKEIEGVPNKHSGGIVMGSTIAPIFFNTAQDSGALPIICDVTNLEMGDEFEIHPYDGKIIKNGSTIAEFTLSPNTLLDEVRAGGRIPLIIGRGLCAKAREFLGMESENIFTKPEQPKSSSGGYTLAQKMLGRACGVEGVRPGMYIEPMTLTVGSQDTTGPMTRDEIKELASLGFNADFVMQSFCHTAAYPKVSDSNLHKTLPNFMTSRGGVSLKPGDGVIHSWLNRFVLPDTVGTGGDSHTRFPIGISFPAGSGLVAFAAVTGSMPLNVPESVLVRFSGELQAGVTLRDLVNAIPYYAIKQGQLTVEKKNKKNIFAGKILEIEGLPNLKVEQAFELSDASAERSAAACSVDLSIESVSEYIKSNISLIEAMIEAGYENKATLARRAEKMREWLKNPTLLRADKDAKYAYIIDINLNDIKEPILACPNDPDDVATLSEILADDKRPKNIDEVFVGSCMTNIGHYRALGEILKDKGILKTRLWVVPPTKMDKAQLTNEGYYSIFGAAGARIEVPGCSLCMGNQARVNDGAVVFSTSTRNFDNRMGMGAKVYLGSAELAAVCAILGKIPSKEEYLQIVSEKLSDEHKANIYRYLNFNEIENFKLEN, encoded by the coding sequence ATGTCTTTTATGCAAGAATACAATAAACTTGTTGAAGAAAGAGCCGCTTTGGGTATACCACCCCTTCCTTTAAATGCAAATCAAACTAGAGAACTTTGTAAATTACTTGAAAATGAAAATAATGAAGAGCTTGCAAATCTTTTAGAAAATAGAGTAAATCCTGGTGTTGATGATGCAGCTTTAGTAAAATGTGAATTTTTAGATTCCATACTTAAAGGCAAAATCAGTGCTCCAAATATAGACAAAAAAAGAGCCTTAAGAATGCTTGGAACTATGCTAGGCGGATATAATGTTAAAGTTTTAATCGATGCCTTAAAAGATGAAAACATAGCCAAAGATGCTGCAGAAGTGTTGAAAAATATTATTTTTGTACATGATAATTTCCATACCATAGCTGAACTTAGCAAAAACAATCCACACGCTAAGGAAGTTTTACAAAGCTGGGCAAATGCGGACTGGTTTAATAAAAAAGAAAAACTACCACAAGTGATTAAATGTATAGTTTTTAAAGTAGCAGGGGAAACAAATACCGATGATCTAAGCCCTGCAGGAGATGCTTTTACAAGAAGCGATATTCCTTTACATGCAAATGCCATGCTAAAGGTAAGACAAACAGGATCCTTAGAAAAAATCAAAGAGCTTAAAAAAAGCGGTCGCGAAGTGGTTTATGTAGGTGATGTTGTAGGAACAGGTTCAAGTAGAAAATCGGCAATAAATTCCATACAATGGCACTTAGGAAAAGAAATAGAAGGTGTGCCAAACAAGCACAGCGGTGGCATAGTAATGGGTTCAACCATAGCACCGATTTTCTTTAACACTGCTCAAGATAGCGGGGCTTTACCTATCATCTGTGATGTAACAAACTTAGAAATGGGCGATGAGTTTGAAATTCATCCTTATGATGGAAAAATCATAAAAAATGGCTCTACAATTGCAGAATTTACACTCAGTCCAAACACTCTCTTAGATGAAGTTAGAGCAGGAGGAAGAATCCCACTTATCATAGGTCGTGGGCTTTGTGCTAAGGCTAGAGAATTTTTAGGCATGGAAAGTGAAAATATCTTTACCAAACCTGAACAACCTAAATCTTCAAGCGGTGGTTATACCTTAGCTCAAAAAATGCTAGGTCGTGCCTGTGGAGTTGAAGGTGTGCGTCCAGGTATGTATATAGAACCTATGACTTTAACCGTAGGCTCTCAAGATACTACAGGTCCTATGACTAGAGATGAAATTAAAGAACTTGCAAGCCTAGGTTTTAATGCAGACTTTGTGATGCAAAGCTTTTGCCATACAGCTGCTTATCCAAAAGTAAGCGATTCAAATTTACATAAAACCTTGCCCAATTTCATGACAAGTCGTGGTGGGGTGAGTTTAAAACCAGGTGATGGGGTTATTCACTCTTGGCTTAATCGTTTTGTATTGCCAGATACCGTAGGAACGGGTGGGGATTCTCACACACGCTTTCCTATAGGAATTTCTTTCCCTGCAGGAAGTGGACTTGTGGCTTTTGCTGCGGTTACTGGTTCTATGCCTTTAAATGTACCTGAAAGTGTTTTAGTGCGTTTTAGCGGGGAATTACAAGCTGGAGTTACCTTAAGAGATTTGGTTAATGCTATACCTTATTATGCAATCAAACAAGGACAACTTACCGTTGAAAAGAAAAATAAGAAAAATATTTTTGCAGGAAAAATTTTAGAAATAGAAGGCTTGCCAAACTTAAAAGTCGAACAAGCTTTTGAACTTAGTGATGCAAGTGCTGAAAGATCTGCAGCTGCTTGCAGTGTGGATTTAAGCATAGAAAGTGTAAGCGAATATATCAAATCCAATATTTCTTTAATTGAAGCTATGATAGAAGCAGGATATGAGAATAAAGCTACCCTTGCTAGAAGGGCTGAAAAAATGAGAGAATGGCTTAAAAACCCTACTCTTTTAAGAGCAGATAAAGATGCAAAATACGCTTATATTATAGATATTAATCTTAATGACATTAAAGAGCCAATCCTAGCTTGTCCAAATGACCCTGATGATGTGGCGACTTTGAGTGAAATTTTAGCCGATGATAAGCGTCCAAAAAATATAGATGAAGTTTTTGTAGGCTCTTGTATGACAAATATAGGACATTATAGAGCTTTAGGAGAAATTTTAAAAGATAAAGGCATACTTAAAACCAGACTTTGGGTAGTGCCTCCAACAAAAATGGATAAAGCACAACTTACTAATGAAGGTTATTACAGCATCTTTGGCGCAGCAGGTGCTAGAATAGAAGTTCCTGGTTGTTCTTTGTGTATGGGTAATCAAGCTAGAGTAAATGATGGAGCTGTAGTTTTCTCAACTTCTACAAGAAATTTTGACAACCGTATGGGAATGGGTGCTAAAGTATATTTAGGCAGTGCAGAACTTGCGGCAGTTTGTGCGATTTTAGGTAAAATTCCAAGCAAGGAAGAATACTTACAAATTGTCAGCGAAAAACTAAGTGATGAGCATAAGGCAAATATCTATAGATATTTAAATTTTAATGAGATTGAAAATTTCAAACTTGAAAATTAA
- the ogt gene encoding methylated-DNA--[protein]-cysteine S-methyltransferase, translating to MFKVYYKMPLCYLSLHSDGKFLTRVDFCDNKRSEKNCSLLDLAKYELDLYFTHKLRKFSIPVLIQGTDFESKVYKALMKIPYGKMVTYKDIAQKINHPKAFRAVGNANSKNQIPIFIPCHRVIASNGIGGYNGGLEIKRFLLENEGVNLK from the coding sequence ATGTTTAAAGTTTATTATAAAATGCCTTTATGTTACCTATCTTTACATAGTGATGGAAAATTTTTAACTAGAGTTGATTTTTGTGATAATAAAAGATCAGAAAAAAATTGTAGTTTGCTTGACTTAGCAAAATATGAACTTGATTTATATTTTACTCATAAGCTTAGAAAATTTAGCATTCCTGTTTTGATACAAGGTACAGATTTTGAATCAAAGGTTTATAAGGCTTTAATGAAAATTCCTTATGGTAAAATGGTTACCTATAAAGATATAGCCCAAAAAATCAATCATCCTAAAGCTTTTAGAGCTGTCGGAAATGCAAATTCTAAAAATCAAATTCCTATTTTTATACCTTGTCATAGAGTTATTGCAAGCAATGGCATAGGAGGATATAATGGAGGGCTTGAAATAAAAAGATTTTTGCTTGAAAATGAAGGAGTGAATTTAAAATAA
- the metG gene encoding methionine--tRNA ligase encodes MRYITTPIYYVNDVPHLGHAYTTIIADTLARFYRLQGHETRFLTGTDEHGQKIEEAAKLRNSTPQEYADKISFEFKKLWDEFEITYDIYARTTDTRHIEFVKAMFLKMWQKGDIYKDEYEGHYCISCESFFTQSQLINDCSCPDCGKNTTILKEESYFFKLSKYQDKILQWYEEKDPILPKNKKNELINFVQSGLKDLSITRTSFDWGIKLPQEINDDKHIVYVWLDALFIYISSLDFQSKGENAKFWPAHVHLVGKDILRFHAIYWPAFLMSVDLPLPKFIGAHGWWTKEGEKMSKSKGNVVKPKEVVDAYGSEAFRYFLLREVPFGNDGDFSENMLINRINTELSNEFGNLLNRIIGMSTKYSQGNISKEGVLKFYNVELNQAKEHLNLAVEFLENLQCNRYLEELFKALSVANLAISKYEPWNLIKENKHEQANALVALCANILAKTSLLLSPTLPKSCQKVALALNFEISSTNYAKIILDNELLDFKANPCEALFPKVEKALLKQEIKEEPKKEESPKIKIDDFAKIEIKVAKVLDCQNIKGSEKLLKFQLELDDKEIRQVLSGIAKHYKASDLIGKQVCIISNLKKAKIFGHESDGMILSAKSGDKLVLITPEQLVQNGSLVG; translated from the coding sequence ATGCGTTATATTACAACACCAATTTATTATGTAAATGATGTGCCTCATTTAGGTCATGCTTATACTACCATCATAGCCGATACTTTAGCAAGATTTTATCGTTTGCAAGGACATGAAACAAGATTTCTAACAGGAACAGATGAGCATGGACAAAAAATCGAAGAAGCTGCCAAACTAAGAAATTCCACTCCTCAAGAATACGCTGATAAAATCAGTTTTGAATTTAAAAAATTATGGGATGAATTTGAAATCACCTATGATATTTACGCAAGAACAACTGATACAAGGCATATTGAATTTGTTAAAGCTATGTTTTTAAAAATGTGGCAAAAAGGTGATATTTATAAAGATGAATACGAAGGACACTATTGTATTTCTTGTGAAAGCTTTTTTACTCAAAGTCAGCTTATCAATGATTGTTCTTGTCCAGATTGTGGCAAAAACACTACGATTTTAAAAGAAGAAAGCTATTTTTTCAAACTTTCAAAATATCAAGATAAAATTTTACAATGGTATGAAGAAAAAGATCCCATCTTGCCAAAAAACAAAAAAAACGAACTTATAAATTTTGTCCAAAGCGGCCTTAAAGATCTTTCCATTACAAGAACAAGTTTTGATTGGGGGATTAAACTGCCTCAAGAAATTAATGATGATAAACATATTGTTTATGTATGGCTTGATGCACTTTTTATCTATATAAGTTCGCTTGATTTTCAAAGCAAGGGAGAAAATGCTAAATTTTGGCCTGCGCATGTGCATTTAGTAGGAAAAGATATCTTGCGTTTTCATGCCATTTATTGGCCAGCTTTTTTAATGAGCGTAGATTTACCTTTGCCAAAATTTATAGGTGCACATGGCTGGTGGACTAAAGAAGGTGAAAAAATGAGCAAATCTAAAGGCAATGTTGTAAAACCTAAAGAAGTGGTTGATGCTTATGGAAGCGAAGCTTTTAGATATTTCTTGCTTAGAGAAGTACCTTTTGGTAATGATGGGGATTTTAGCGAAAATATGCTGATAAATCGTATCAATACTGAACTAAGCAATGAATTTGGAAATTTACTTAATCGCATTATAGGTATGAGTACAAAATATTCTCAAGGAAATATTTCAAAAGAAGGTGTTTTAAAATTTTACAATGTTGAATTAAATCAAGCAAAAGAACACTTAAATTTAGCGGTAGAATTTTTAGAAAACTTACAGTGTAATCGTTATTTAGAAGAACTTTTTAAAGCCTTAAGTGTGGCAAATTTAGCTATTAGCAAATACGAACCTTGGAATTTAATCAAAGAAAACAAACACGAACAAGCTAATGCTTTAGTAGCGCTTTGTGCAAATATTTTAGCCAAAACAAGCCTTTTATTAAGCCCTACTCTACCAAAGTCTTGTCAAAAGGTGGCCTTAGCTTTAAATTTTGAAATTTCATCTACAAATTACGCAAAAATAATACTTGATAATGAACTTTTAGATTTTAAAGCAAATCCTTGCGAAGCTTTATTTCCAAAAGTAGAAAAAGCTCTTTTAAAACAAGAAATTAAAGAAGAACCTAAAAAAGAAGAAAGTCCTAAAATAAAAATCGATGATTTTGCAAAAATTGAAATCAAAGTCGCTAAGGTGCTTGATTGTCAAAATATAAAAGGAAGCGAAAAACTTTTGAAATTTCAACTCGAACTTGACGATAAAGAAATCCGTCAAGTACTCTCAGGCATAGCAAAACACTATAAAGCCAGTGATTTAATCGGTAAACAAGTTTGCATTATAAGCAATCTTAAAAAAGCTAAAATTTTTGGACATGAAAGCGATGGTATGATACTTTCTGCAAAAAGCGGAGATAAGCTTGTTTTAATCACCCCTGAACAACTTGTGCAAAACGGTTCTTTAGTAGGCTAA
- the fbp gene encoding class 1 fructose-bisphosphatase, translating into MQEVISYIQKAVLEISNALKFPDTSYSQNQNFTGDTQLKFDVLSDEIITKTLSQCSSIKAIISEEKDEILTLNERANFIVAYDPLDGSSLMDVNFAIGSIFAIYEEKANAKNLRAALYSMYGARLELVICKDQPKLYRLNANNEFIFIKDLKMNEKGKINATGGTQKFWEEKHAKFIKNLFDEGYRLRYSGAMVSDINQILLKGGGIFSYPATQDAPNGKLRAFFEVFPLAFIIEKAGGKTTNGKNRSLLELEFDKIHATTPCFFGSEYEISKLLKAYNE; encoded by the coding sequence ATGCAAGAAGTGATTTCTTATATACAAAAAGCGGTTTTAGAAATTTCTAACGCTTTAAAATTTCCCGATACAAGCTACAGTCAAAATCAAAATTTTACAGGCGATACCCAACTCAAATTTGATGTTTTAAGCGATGAAATCATCACAAAAACTCTAAGTCAATGTTCAAGCATTAAAGCCATCATAAGTGAAGAAAAAGACGAAATTTTAACGCTTAACGAGAGGGCAAATTTTATCGTAGCTTATGATCCTTTAGATGGTTCTAGCTTAATGGATGTTAATTTTGCCATAGGTTCTATTTTTGCTATCTATGAAGAAAAAGCAAATGCTAAAAATTTAAGAGCTGCACTTTATAGTATGTATGGAGCACGCTTAGAACTTGTGATTTGCAAAGATCAGCCAAAACTTTATCGCTTAAATGCAAATAATGAATTTATTTTTATAAAAGATCTTAAAATGAATGAAAAAGGCAAGATTAATGCTACAGGCGGAACGCAAAAATTTTGGGAAGAAAAACACGCTAAATTTATCAAAAATCTTTTTGATGAAGGCTATCGCTTAAGATATTCTGGAGCCATGGTAAGCGATATCAATCAAATTTTATTAAAAGGGGGTGGGATTTTTAGTTATCCTGCAACACAAGATGCACCTAATGGTAAACTTCGCGCCTTTTTTGAAGTTTTTCCTCTAGCCTTTATCATAGAAAAAGCAGGCGGAAAAACTACAAATGGAAAAAACCGCTCCTTACTTGAACTTGAATTTGATAAAATCCATGCGACAACTCCTTGTTTTTTTGGATCAGAATATGAAATTTCAAAACTTTTAAAGGCTTACAATGAATGA
- the mobB gene encoding molybdopterin-guanine dinucleotide biosynthesis protein B produces the protein MKQLIMAFSGPSNSGKTTLITKIANNFLQQNLKVLIIKHDPADKAQFDFNGKDSFKFFQSGAEIMVLSPTRTTFFSHKNRDILKALKLAPNFDICLVEGLKTLDLPRISVFCKEIDESYFTFSNAIASYEKISHPYLTWLDLNDIQAICQYILKNAKNLQGEL, from the coding sequence ATGAAACAACTTATCATGGCTTTTAGCGGACCTTCAAATTCAGGTAAAACTACACTTATTACCAAAATAGCTAATAATTTTTTGCAACAAAATTTAAAAGTTTTAATCATTAAACATGATCCTGCCGATAAAGCTCAATTTGATTTTAACGGTAAAGATAGTTTTAAATTTTTTCAAAGTGGGGCTGAAATCATGGTTTTAAGCCCTACGAGAACAACTTTTTTTTCTCATAAAAATAGAGATATTTTAAAAGCTTTAAAATTAGCACCCAATTTTGACATTTGTTTGGTTGAAGGATTAAAAACTCTTGATTTACCACGCATTAGCGTATTTTGTAAAGAAATTGATGAAAGTTATTTTACTTTTTCAAACGCTATTGCAAGCTATGAAAAAATTTCTCACCCTTATCTTACTTGGCTTGATTTAAACGATATACAAGCTATTTGCCAATACATACTTAAAAATGCTAAAAATTTACAAGGAGAATTATAA
- a CDS encoding lytic transglycosylase domain-containing protein yields MIKKILVFLFIFSSLNATQYSIEKLKKEENSLAKDYYIYRLLEKNKISKKDAQDLNSHIFRYIGKIKSELEKIIPLKPYINPKYAKCYTYTANTILDANLTCQSVRLNSLVFIASLNSKDRTTLAQTFKNQRPDLTNLLLAFNTSDPMSYIVQKEDINGFFKLYNYSKKYDLDLNTSLVNKLPNHIGFKDFAQNIIIKKENPKFRHSILEINPENASEDSAFYLGVNALTYDKTELAYDFFKKAAQSFKSQSNKDNATFWMWLIKNNEEDLKTLSQSSSLNIYSLYAKELTNTPFPKIESLNPSKKKNNFNMQDPFAWQKINKQIRDANASQLDVLAKEFDTQETLPIYAYILERKNNFKKHYFIMPYYDNIKDYNKTRQALILAIARQESRFIPTAISVSYALGMMQFMPFLANHIGEKELKIPNFDQDFMFKPEIAYYFGNYHLNYLESRLKSPLFVAYAYNGGIGFTNRMLARNDMFKTGKFEPFLSMELVPYQESRIYGKKVLANYIVYRHLLNDSIKISDIFENLIQNKANDLNKS; encoded by the coding sequence GTGATAAAAAAAATACTCGTTTTTTTATTTATTTTTTCAAGTTTAAATGCTACACAATATAGCATAGAAAAACTCAAAAAGGAAGAAAATTCACTTGCTAAGGATTATTATATTTATAGGCTTTTAGAAAAAAATAAAATCAGTAAAAAAGATGCACAAGATTTAAATTCTCATATTTTTCGCTATATAGGAAAAATTAAATCCGAACTTGAAAAAATCATCCCTTTAAAGCCTTATATCAACCCAAAATATGCTAAATGCTATACCTATACAGCAAATACTATCTTAGATGCAAATTTAACTTGTCAAAGTGTGCGCTTAAATTCATTAGTTTTTATAGCGAGTTTAAATTCCAAAGACCGAACGACTTTAGCTCAAACCTTTAAAAATCAAAGACCTGATTTGACAAATTTATTGCTAGCTTTTAATACTTCTGATCCTATGAGCTATATAGTACAAAAAGAAGATATTAATGGTTTTTTTAAACTTTATAATTATTCTAAAAAATACGACTTAGATTTAAATACAAGTTTAGTCAATAAACTACCAAACCACATTGGTTTTAAAGATTTTGCACAAAATATTATTATTAAAAAAGAAAATCCAAAATTTAGACATTCTATACTAGAAATAAATCCTGAAAATGCAAGTGAAGATTCTGCTTTCTATTTAGGAGTCAATGCCTTAACTTATGATAAAACAGAGCTTGCTTATGACTTTTTTAAAAAGGCGGCACAAAGTTTTAAATCGCAAAGCAATAAAGACAATGCTACATTTTGGATGTGGTTGATTAAAAACAATGAAGAAGATTTAAAAACTTTATCGCAAAGTTCTTCTTTAAATATTTATAGTCTTTACGCAAAAGAACTTACTAACACACCTTTTCCAAAGATAGAAAGCCTTAATCCAAGCAAGAAAAAAAATAATTTTAATATGCAAGATCCTTTTGCTTGGCAAAAAATAAACAAACAAATTCGCGATGCTAACGCAAGTCAACTAGATGTCTTGGCAAAAGAATTTGACACACAAGAAACCTTGCCTATTTATGCTTACATATTAGAACGCAAAAATAATTTTAAAAAACATTATTTTATAATGCCTTATTATGACAATATAAAAGACTATAACAAAACAAGACAAGCTTTAATTTTGGCTATTGCCAGACAAGAAAGTCGTTTTATTCCAACTGCTATTTCAGTTTCTTATGCTTTAGGCATGATGCAATTTATGCCATTTTTAGCCAATCACATAGGGGAAAAAGAATTAAAAATTCCAAATTTCGATCAAGATTTTATGTTTAAACCTGAAATAGCATATTACTTTGGAAACTATCATCTAAATTACCTTGAATCACGTTTAAAATCTCCACTTTTTGTCGCTTATGCTTATAATGGCGGTATAGGATTTACTAACCGTATGCTTGCAAGAAATGATATGTTTAAGACAGGCAAATTTGAACCTTTCTTGTCTATGGAGCTAGTTCCTTATCAAGAAAGCCGAATTTACGGAAAAAAAGTTCTAGCTAATTATATTGTGTATCGACATCTTCTGAACGATAGTATAAAGATTTCGGATATTTTTGAAAATTTAATTCAAAACAAGGCAAATGATCTAAACAAATCTTAG
- a CDS encoding YggT family protein: MVIDSFIISIFQVLQIVINIYTWIIIITALLSWVNPDPYNPIVQILYKLSYPAYALVRKIPTRIGNIDLAPLIIVLALQFLGIFLGNILRSIL; encoded by the coding sequence ATGGTTATAGACTCTTTTATTATTTCTATTTTTCAAGTACTACAAATTGTCATTAACATTTATACTTGGATTATTATCATCACAGCACTTTTAAGCTGGGTAAACCCTGATCCTTATAATCCCATAGTGCAAATTTTATATAAATTAAGTTATCCTGCTTACGCCTTAGTTAGAAAAATTCCAACACGCATTGGTAATATTGATCTTGCGCCTTTGATTATAGTCTTAGCATTGCAGTTTCTTGGCATTTTTCTTGGGAATATCTTAAGGAGTATATTGTGA
- the gltX gene encoding glutamate--tRNA ligase, translating into MYRFAPSPTGDMHIGNLRAAIFNYICARQKNMDFILRIEDTDKARNIAGKEEEIKEILNLFGISWQHYYIQSENLKFHRQMALKLVSEKKAFACFCTEEELEAKKELAKKQGKAYRYDGTCEKLADIDVLECEKPFVIRLKKPTHTMKFTDFIKGELSFEPENIDSFVIMRTDKTPTYNFACAVDDMLENVTCIIRGEDHVSNTPKQEHIRASLGYNKAMTYAHLPIILNEEGVKMSKREAHSSVKWLLESGILPSAIANYLIMLGNKTPCEIFTLEEAIKWFDISKVSKAPARFDLKKLLQINREHIKMIKDDELNKILDLNKDLAQLAKFYTQEASTIKELKEKMRAIFNTKDFGEFETECKILKELLKDIELFENYEDFKNELLSKSDLKGKKFFMPLRIILTGNIHGPELSDLYPYIKNFIHELARI; encoded by the coding sequence ATGTACCGTTTTGCACCTTCTCCCACAGGTGATATGCACATAGGAAATTTACGCGCAGCAATTTTTAATTATATCTGTGCAAGACAAAAAAATATGGATTTTATTTTACGTATTGAAGATACTGATAAAGCTAGAAATATAGCAGGAAAAGAAGAAGAAATCAAAGAAATTTTAAATCTTTTTGGTATTTCATGGCAGCATTACTATATACAAAGTGAAAATTTAAAATTCCATCGCCAAATGGCTTTAAAACTTGTAAGCGAAAAAAAAGCTTTTGCTTGTTTTTGCACCGAAGAAGAACTTGAAGCAAAAAAAGAGTTAGCTAAAAAACAAGGTAAAGCTTATCGCTACGATGGCACTTGTGAAAAACTAGCCGATATTGATGTTTTAGAATGTGAAAAACCCTTTGTTATCCGTCTTAAAAAACCTACTCATACTATGAAATTTACTGATTTTATCAAAGGCGAGCTTAGTTTTGAACCTGAAAACATAGACTCTTTTGTAATTATGAGAACAGATAAAACTCCAACTTATAATTTTGCTTGTGCGGTTGATGATATGCTTGAAAATGTCACTTGTATTATACGCGGAGAAGATCATGTTTCAAACACTCCAAAACAAGAACATATCCGCGCAAGCTTAGGTTATAATAAAGCCATGACTTATGCACACTTACCTATCATTTTAAACGAAGAAGGTGTTAAAATGAGTAAAAGAGAAGCACATTCTTCTGTAAAATGGCTACTTGAAAGTGGAATTTTACCTAGCGCAATCGCAAATTATCTGATCATGCTAGGCAATAAAACTCCTTGTGAAATTTTTACCTTAGAAGAGGCTATAAAATGGTTTGATATTTCTAAAGTTTCAAAAGCTCCCGCAAGATTTGATCTTAAAAAACTCTTACAAATCAATCGTGAACATATCAAAATGATCAAAGATGATGAGCTTAATAAAATTTTAGATTTAAACAAAGATCTTGCACAACTTGCTAAATTTTACACTCAAGAAGCAAGCACCATAAAAGAACTTAAAGAAAAAATGCGAGCTATTTTCAACACAAAAGACTTTGGAGAGTTTGAAACAGAATGTAAAATTTTAAAAGAACTCTTAAAAGATATTGAACTTTTTGAAAACTATGAAGATTTTAAAAATGAACTTTTAAGCAAAAGCGACTTAAAAGGTAAAAAATTTTTCATGCCTTTAAGGATAATTTTAACAGGAAATATCCACGGACCTGAGCTTAGTGATCTTTATCCTTATATTAAAAATTTTATTCACGAATTAGCAAGGATTTAA